TCTCGATCACCCCGAACAAACTGTATGGCGCAAGGACGCAACGGTTCTGGCCTTTCGCACCGACACCAACGGCGACACCGACAGCATCGAAATCGACCTGTCGCAATTGGCCGGCGCCACGCTGCAGGTTCATAGCCGCATCGATAACTACATCAAGGTCGGCGACCCGTCTGAACCGCAACCTTACGTGCATGCGCCGACGGTGCTGATGGAGTTGTCCGGCGATGAGTTGCTGGTGCAATCGCAAGTGACCGAAGAGCTGCCGGGCGCGGAGTTGAAGGTGTCCCTCGAAAGGACAACCGCTGGGCCGCTGCCTCGTGAACTGCAAGGGCAAATCGAGCTTGCCCGATTGAATCTGGAGCAGGGGCGTGAACATCCATTGTTCATCTGCGCCCGGCAGCGCGATCAATCCCGAGTCTGGACCTCGGCGCTGTTTCTAACGTTATAAACGGCCATAAAAAGGGCAGCTCAAAAGCTGCCCTTGTCCCAACCCATTCCTTAGGCCGCGGTAAACAGCTTATGCGGATCCATGACGAATTTCTTCGGCGCCCCGGCATCGAACTCGTGGTAACCACGCGGCGCGTCGTCCAGGCTGATCACCTGTACACCGACGACCTCGGCAATCTTGATCCGGTCCCACATGATCGCCTGCATCAGCTGACGGTTGTACTTCATCGTCGGGGTCTGGCCGGTGTGGAAACTGTGGGACTTGGCCCAGCCGAGGCCGAAACGGATGTTCAGGCTGCCATGCTTGGCGGCTTTGTTGACCGCACCCGGGTCTTCGGTGACATACAGACCGGGGATACCGATATTGCCGGCGACCCGCACCACGCCCATCAGCGCGTTGAGCACATCGGCCGGGGCCTCGTGCTGCGCGCCGTCATGGCCGTGGCCACGGGCTTCGAAGCCGACCGCATCGACCGCACAATCGACTTCCGGCTCACCGAGCAGGTTGGCGATTTGCTCGTGCAGCGGAGTGTCCAGGGTCAGGTCGGCGATCTCGAAGCCCTGGGCCTTGGCATGCGCCAGGCGCAGCGGATTGACGTCGCCGACTATCACCACCGCCGCACCCAGCAGACGGGCGGAGGCGGCGGCAGCCAGTCCGACCGGACCGGCGCCGGCGATATACACCGTGCTGCCAGGGCCGACACCGGCGGTCACCGCGCCATGGTAGCCGGTCGGCAGGATATCGGAGAGGCAGGTCAGGTCGCGGATTTTCTCCATTGCCTTGTCGCGGTCGGGCAGCTTCAGCAGGTTGAAGTCGGCATACGGCACCAACACATATTCGGCCTGGCCGCCAACCCAGTCACCCATGTCCACATAGCCATAGGCACCGCCGGGGCGCGCCGGATTGACCGTCAGGCAGACGCCGGTGTGCTGCTCCTTGCAACTGCGACAACGGCCGCAGGCGACGTTGAACGGCACCGATACCAGGTCACCGATCTGCACGTTTTCCACGTCACGGCCCTTCTCGATGACCTCGCCGGTGATCTCATGGCCAAGCACCAGCCCGACCTGGGCCGTGGTCCGGCCACGCACCATATGCTGGTCGGAGCCGCAGATATTGGTCGAAACCACGCGCAGGATCACGCCATGGTCAATGCGCTTGCCGCGCGGGTCTTCCATTTTCGGATAGGGGATGGTTTGCACCTCGACCTTGCCTGCGCCGAGATACACGACACCACGATTACCAGACATGATTTCACCTCGCTTTTGTTGTTGTGAGAACACGGCCCTTGTACTGCGAAGGGTCGCGCGGCCTTACAGTGCGGCGGTAAATGTCTTGCGTTTGCGCGTGAATGCAGATGGGTTGGAAGTCACCTTCCAACGATGCGTGATAAGCCGTCATCGTATTGATCCTACGCCTGGTATCAGCACCCTGCGAGGGCATTTAGCACCCAATTACCCCCCGGTTGGCAGGGCTGGCGCAGGAGTAACGGGCGCTGAACGCCGTGTTTGCCCCCCATCAAAGCACAGCGTTTAAAATATTTTTATCTGATAAATGTTTTATTGACTAAAAAATAATACCGGGTAATTATTTCCCTGCATCTGCTTTCACGCAGAGTCATTTTGCAGGGGAAACCCGATGAGTCAGAACACCGTGCCGTTGCTGGCCAGTCTTTACATTGAGACGAATGAATCGTCACTCCACAGGCGCTTGGCGCCTTCGTTTATGCAGGGTTTTCCGGCCGAGCCGAAACGCCGCGTCACCTGGAACAACTGGATGCGTCCACCGTTCAATCAGTGGGGGTTCCGCAATCTGGCGCGCCTGCGTCCCTCCATTGATGTGGAGGCGGGTGGCGGACCGGTCAGCGTCTTGAAGGAAGCGCCACAAGCGCTGGATGAACTGCACTTCGACAGTGAATGTGGCTTGAGCGTCAGTGTCATCGATCATCTGGTGGTCAGTCAGACCGACGCCTTTTTGGTGATGCAGGGCGACACCGTGCTGTTCGAGCGTTACTTCAACGGCCAGCGTCCCCGCGACCGGCACGTCATGTTCTCGGTGACCAAGTCGCTGATCGGCACCCTGGGGGAGCAACTGGTCTGCGATGGCATCCTCAATCCGGAGTTGCCGGCGGCGTTTTACGTGCCCGAACTGTTGGGCAGCGCGTTTGGCGATGCCACGGTGCGCCAGCTGTTCGACATGGCCGTGGGCATCGACTACAGCGAAGTCTATGACGATCCCAACTCCGAGAGCTCGCAGTACGGCTATGCCTGCGGTTTCCAGCCGGCACCTGCGCAGTACGCTCAGTTCGAGTCGCTGTATCAGTACCTGCCGTCGCTGAAAAAACGCGGCAGTCACGGCGGCTTTTTCCATTACGTGACCGCCACCACCGAAGCCCTGGCCTGGGTCATGGAGCGCGCTTCGGGCAAGGCTTGCAATCAATTGCTGCAAGACATCTGGAGCCAGTTGGGGTGTGAGCGCGACGGCTACTTCATGGCCGATCCTTGGGGGCGTAGCGTTGCCGGTGCCGGTTTCAACGCCACCTTGCGAGACATGGCGCGGTTCGGTCGGCTGCTGGCCAACGACGGTCGCCATGATGGGCTGCAATTGCTGTCGACCGAGACGGTTGCACGCATTTGCTCCGGCTCCGATCCAGCGATCTACGCCAAAAACTCCGAGTTCTCCCAATGGACCCCTGACGCTTCCTACCGCAGCCAGTGGTACGTCTTCAACGACCACAGTCAGGCGATCATGGCCGGCGGTATCCACGGCCAGTACCTGTTCGTCGATAAGCCGTCCGGTGTGGTGATCGTCAAGCAGTCATCGCTGACCGAGGCTGTCAGCCCGTTCGATGCTGACAGCGTGCGCATGCTGCGTGCCATCGCCGCGCACCTTACTCACTGAAACGCCTCATAACGACAAGAAGTTTGCGACCTATTCGCCTGGCTCGACCAGGTGTTGGCGGCGCTTTGCGCCGCCATTCACTGCCCTGTAACAACAATAATCACACAGGAGCTTCATATGGTTCTCATGACGCGTTTCTCTCGAACGCTCTTAGCGGTCGGCTTACCCCTGACCGCCCAAGTCGCACTGGCGGGCTACACCTTCGAGGATGGCAACCTCAAGGGTGAGGTCAACTTCACTGCCGGCGGTGCGACCCTTTCCACCCGTAACGTCAACTTCGGCAGCGGCCGCGTCGATGCGCGCAGTGGCAAGAATGGCGGTACGAAAATCGACTGGCAGGAGCTCTACGTCAAGCCCGGCGTCAAGCTGGAATACGCCCTGCAGCCAGACTTCAGCCTGTTGGCCGGTGGCTCGCTGGTGGCGGCGACCACCTTTGGCGACGGCGATGCCGGCGGCTTCACCCGCAGCTCTGATGGTGATGTAGCCACCGAAGAACTCTACGGTGGTTTCCGGGCCGGGGAGTGGACGCTCACAGCCGGTCGCCAGAACTACATGATCGGCACCGGCTTCATCGTCATGGACGGTAACCTCGACCAACTCAAGGACGGCGCCTACTGGCTTGGCCCCAGAACCGCCTTCAAGGATTCGGCCATCCTGGCCTGGGATCATGGCGCATTGAAGACCCAGGCCTTCACCTTGCGGGTCGATGACGATCTGGGTGACTTCCGCATGACCGGCGCTAACCTGGACTACAACCTCGACGACCAGGTGACACTGGGGGCCATGGCGATGAAGGTCAACGCGCTGGGGCCCAAGGGCAGTACACTGCCACGACGCCGGGACGGGATGCAGGTGTACAACGTGCGTGCGTTGAAGGCCAAAGTACCGGGCGTGCCGGACTTGACCCTGAATGCCGAATACGCCGTGGAACGGGGCAGTGGTGAAGGCGTGGATTACGATGCCAACGCCTGGTACGGTCAGGCGGATTACGCCTTCAACACGTTGCCGCTGACCCCGGTGATCGGCTATCGCTACGCCAGTTTTTCCGGCGACGACAACCTCGCCGACAACCGGCAGAAAGCCTGGGAGTCACTGAGCAAGGGCTTCGTCGACTGGAGCACCTGGCTGGTGGGGGATGTCGTCGGCAAC
The Pseudomonas sp. GR 6-02 genome window above contains:
- the fdhA gene encoding formaldehyde dehydrogenase, glutathione-independent, translating into MSGNRGVVYLGAGKVEVQTIPYPKMEDPRGKRIDHGVILRVVSTNICGSDQHMVRGRTTAQVGLVLGHEITGEVIEKGRDVENVQIGDLVSVPFNVACGRCRSCKEQHTGVCLTVNPARPGGAYGYVDMGDWVGGQAEYVLVPYADFNLLKLPDRDKAMEKIRDLTCLSDILPTGYHGAVTAGVGPGSTVYIAGAGPVGLAAAASARLLGAAVVIVGDVNPLRLAHAKAQGFEIADLTLDTPLHEQIANLLGEPEVDCAVDAVGFEARGHGHDGAQHEAPADVLNALMGVVRVAGNIGIPGLYVTEDPGAVNKAAKHGSLNIRFGLGWAKSHSFHTGQTPTMKYNRQLMQAIMWDRIKIAEVVGVQVISLDDAPRGYHEFDAGAPKKFVMDPHKLFTAA
- a CDS encoding serine hydrolase domain-containing protein codes for the protein MSQNTVPLLASLYIETNESSLHRRLAPSFMQGFPAEPKRRVTWNNWMRPPFNQWGFRNLARLRPSIDVEAGGGPVSVLKEAPQALDELHFDSECGLSVSVIDHLVVSQTDAFLVMQGDTVLFERYFNGQRPRDRHVMFSVTKSLIGTLGEQLVCDGILNPELPAAFYVPELLGSAFGDATVRQLFDMAVGIDYSEVYDDPNSESSQYGYACGFQPAPAQYAQFESLYQYLPSLKKRGSHGGFFHYVTATTEALAWVMERASGKACNQLLQDIWSQLGCERDGYFMADPWGRSVAGAGFNATLRDMARFGRLLANDGRHDGLQLLSTETVARICSGSDPAIYAKNSEFSQWTPDASYRSQWYVFNDHSQAIMAGGIHGQYLFVDKPSGVVIVKQSSLTEAVSPFDADSVRMLRAIAAHLTH
- a CDS encoding alginate export family protein translates to MVLMTRFSRTLLAVGLPLTAQVALAGYTFEDGNLKGEVNFTAGGATLSTRNVNFGSGRVDARSGKNGGTKIDWQELYVKPGVKLEYALQPDFSLLAGGSLVAATTFGDGDAGGFTRSSDGDVATEELYGGFRAGEWTLTAGRQNYMIGTGFIVMDGNLDQLKDGAYWLGPRTAFKDSAILAWDHGALKTQAFTLRVDDDLGDFRMTGANLDYNLDDQVTLGAMAMKVNALGPKGSTLPRRRDGMQVYNVRALKAKVPGVPDLTLNAEYAVERGSGEGVDYDANAWYGQADYAFNTLPLTPVIGYRYASFSGDDNLADNRQKAWESLSKGFVDWSTWLVGDVVGNYLLFNSNENVQQFSLKTHLNETLTLGAIHYQFWLDEKNYMGAQVSDRRFADESVVFLDWTPTPSFYTSLSYNWVKPLAAARQVFGDDQKFSALELYFTYRY